In a genomic window of Gouania willdenowi chromosome 11, fGouWil2.1, whole genome shotgun sequence:
- the rapgef5a gene encoding rap guanine nucleotide exchange factor 5 isoform X1: MEDSEPAEDGLLAGMRWNRSTRDQAQLKHKIRDLPGLLKHGLHLRKKSQSPDTIPGPSTGPTVHKSCSQSFPCAGRTVRNAFLSHGPYPAKDKIHLARIIRRSYVGVELVQWLCEQCVYVRCRTAAVRVWQVLLELGVLLSVDQRVVFSDSNSYYQFSFEECDSPSCEFRCNEGEWPEAVKLLLQLAPYVQFRSGGGANSPSGEDAEGNRDICSEMLQMKALERLTSTVQNELAAALARKTRKALSEQESETTTNFQEPCTPSEESSPLGSVCALRDSRGSGSGGMGSVCGREELTSRLGLEAVQRLAKDGCRLLQNHNYRLPDRSPAEALGRVCLKERGRDVLVLQRVTSSVTSPSDRPSPTSSVGGSRGEDCDKRYVVVSGTPLKILEHLLSDLQLDDQRGAPENRESEMLLDDFLLTYLVFMSTHDLCQALLGHYSSARCRGQEEGKDALFRKRKVLQLVSHWSRLYRDHLKDEEHVRSFMKTLYRCVLEDLYEFPTLEKDLKEFQKLLRRRHTVDDCPPNQKSKPMYQQLSLKESSLQLRSPPTETRQVICCVYVSADSYLSVQTHPSLEAHELLRIVGLKMDKADEDMILAVVLQTGERRMLQPSDCVYSESLTPQGKLVACRRDLTEILPPLTDNAELSRRTVRLLGINTWDVAAALTHLDWSLFKSIHEHELVYYTLSRIPGTSHRAALSVLLQRCNEVQQWVMSEVLMCVSLNKRVQLLKKFIKIAAHCKAQRNLNSAFAIIMGLNTAAVSRLNQTWEKCPGKFKKLFSELELITDPSLNHKAYREAFKRMKPPKIPFMPLLLKDITFIHEGNKTFHDNLVNFEKLHMIADTVRMIRHCQSDQPGNEVIGVDSAEVRASVQHLHIIDNQQTLFELSHKLEPRA, translated from the exons CAATCACCTGACACCATCCCTGGACCCAGCACTGGTCCCACAGTACACAAG TCTTGCTCCCAGAGTTTTCCATGTGCGGGTCGAACCGTGAGGAATGCCTTTCTCTCTCACGGACCATACCCAGCTAAAGACAAGATACACCTAGCCAGGATCATACG GCGTAGCTATGTTGGAGTGGAGCTGGTGCAGTGGCTCTGTGagcagtgtgtgtatgtgcgctGCCGGACGGCCGCTGTGCGTGTCTGGCAGGTTCTGCTGGAGCTGGGAGTCCTGCTGTCTG TGGATCAGCGCGTGGTGTTTTCAGACTCCAACTCTTATTACCAGTTCAGTTTTGAGGAGTGCGACTCTCCGTCCTGTGAGTTCCGCTGCAATGAGGGGGAGTGGCCAGAAGCAGTTAAGCTCCTCCTACAACTCGCACCATATGTCCAGTTTCGCTCTGGAGGAGGAGCCAATAGCCC TTCAGGGGAAGATGCTGAAGGCAACAGGGACATTTGCAGTGAAATGCTTCAAATGAAAGCACTGGAGAGGCTCACTTCTACG GTACAAAATGAGCTGGCTGCAGCGCTCGCCCGAAAAACTCGCAAAGCTT TGTCAGAGCAGGAATCTGAGACGACAACAAACTTCCAGGAACCTTGTACGCCAAGTGAAGAGAGCAGTCCT CTGGGTAGTGTGTGTGCCTTGCGGGACAGCAGGGGCAGCGGCAGCGGAGGGATGGGGTCGGTGTGTGGACGCGAGGAGCTAACAAGCCGACTCGGACTCGAGGCTGTTCAGCGGCTGGCAAAGGACGGCTGTCGGCTGCTTCAGAACCACAATTATCGACTCCCTGACAGAAGCCCAGCA GAGGCGCTCGGGAGGGTTTGTCTCAAAGAAAGAGGACGGGATGTATTGGTTTTACAAAGAGTGACGTCATCGGTCACATCACCGTCCGACAGGCCGTCGCCCACATCGTCAGTGGGCGGGTCCAGGGGAGAGGATTGCGATAAGAG ATATGTGGTCGTGTCGGGAACACCCCTGAAGATCCTGGAGCATCTGCTGAGTGACCTCCAGCTGGATGACCAAAGAGGGGCACCAGAGAACAGAGAGAGTG aAATGCTCCTGGATGACTTCCTGTTGACTTACCTGGTGTTCATGTCCACCCACGACCTCTGTCAAGCCCTGCTGGGACA CTATAGCAGTGCCCGCTGCAGAGGCCAAGAAGAAGGCAAAGACGCCCTCTTCAGGAAACGTAAAGTACTGCAGCTGGTGTCCCACTGGAGCAGGCTCTACAGGGACCATCTCAAAGACGAGGAGCACGTTAGGAGTTTCATGAAG ACTCTGTACAGATGTGTTTTGGAGGATCTGTATGAGTTTCCAACGCTGGAGAAAGATTTGAAGGAGTTTCAGAAGCTTCTCCGCCGCAGACA CACTGTGGATGACTGCCCTCCAAACCAAAAG AGCAAACCAATGTATCAGCAGTTGAGTTTGAAAGAAAGCTCTTTACAACTTCGCAGTCCACCGACTGAAACACGGCAGG TCATTTgctgtgtgtatgtgagtgCTGACTCTTACCTGAGTGTCCAAACTCACCCGTCACTGGAGGCCCACGAGCTGCTGCGGATTGTGGGACTAAAAATGGACAAAGCAGATGAAGACATGATCCTGGCTGTGGTGTTGCAGACCGGAG AGCGACGAATGCTGCAACCAAGCGACTGCGTGTATTCAGAGTCTCTGACCCCACAGGGAAAGCTCGTGGCCTGTCGCAGGGATCTCACAGAGATCTTG CCTCCTTTAACGGACAACGCTGAGCTCAGCAGGAGGACCGTACGACTCCTGGGCATCAACACCTGGGATGTGGCAGCTGCTCTCACACACTTGGATTGGAGCCTCTTTAAATCCATTCACgag CATGAGCTGGTCTACTACACACTAAGCCGCATTCCTGGCACCAGCCACAGAGCTGCGCTCTCGGTGCTGCTGCAGCGCTGCAACGAGGTCCAGCAGTGGGTCATGTCCGAAGTACTCATGTGTGTCTCTCTCAACAAGAGGGTGCAGCTGCTCAAGAAGTTCATCAAGATCGCCGCTCA ctgTAAAGCTCAAAGGAACCTGAACTCTGCTTTTGCCATCATCATGGGTCTAAACACAGCAGCTGTCAGCCGGCTCAATCAAACttgggag AAATGTCCAGGAAAGTTCAAAAAGCTTTTTTCAGAGCTGGAGCTCATCACG GATCCCTCTCTGAATCACAAAGCCTACAGAGAAGCTTTCAAGAGGATGAAACCTCCCAAGATCCCATTCATGCCTCTTCTTCTTAAAG ACATCACTTTCATCCATGAGGGAAATAAGACCTTCCATGATAATCTGGTCAACTTTGAGAAGCTG CATATGATAGCAGACACGGTGAGAATGATTCGTCACTGTCAAAGTGACCAACCCG GCAACGAGGTGATTGGAGTCGACAGTGCAGAAGTGAGGGCGAGTGTCCAACATCTGCACATCATCGACAATCAACAGACACTTTTTGAACTGTCGCACAAACTGGAGCCCCGTGCttga
- the rapgef5a gene encoding rap guanine nucleotide exchange factor 5 isoform X2, protein MLEWSWCSGSVSSVCMCAAGRPLCVSGRFCWSWESCCLWISAWCFQTPTLITSSVLRSATLRPVSSAAMRGSGQKQLSSSYNSHHMSSFALEEEPIAREDAEGNRDICSEMLQMKALERLTSTVQNELAAALARKTRKALSEQESETTTNFQEPCTPSEESSPLGSVCALRDSRGSGSGGMGSVCGREELTSRLGLEAVQRLAKDGCRLLQNHNYRLPDRSPAEALGRVCLKERGRDVLVLQRVTSSVTSPSDRPSPTSSVGGSRGEDCDKRYVVVSGTPLKILEHLLSDLQLDDQRGAPENRESEMLLDDFLLTYLVFMSTHDLCQALLGHYSSARCRGQEEGKDALFRKRKVLQLVSHWSRLYRDHLKDEEHVRSFMKTLYRCVLEDLYEFPTLEKDLKEFQKLLRRRHTVDDCPPNQKSKPMYQQLSLKESSLQLRSPPTETRQVICCVYVSADSYLSVQTHPSLEAHELLRIVGLKMDKADEDMILAVVLQTGERRMLQPSDCVYSESLTPQGKLVACRRDLTEILPPLTDNAELSRRTVRLLGINTWDVAAALTHLDWSLFKSIHEHELVYYTLSRIPGTSHRAALSVLLQRCNEVQQWVMSEVLMCVSLNKRVQLLKKFIKIAAHCKAQRNLNSAFAIIMGLNTAAVSRLNQTWEKCPGKFKKLFSELELITDPSLNHKAYREAFKRMKPPKIPFMPLLLKDITFIHEGNKTFHDNLVNFEKLHMIADTVRMIRHCQSDQPGNEVIGVDSAEVRASVQHLHIIDNQQTLFELSHKLEPRA, encoded by the exons ATGTTGGAGTGGAGCTGGTGCAGTGGCTCTGTGagcagtgtgtgtatgtgcgctGCCGGACGGCCGCTGTGCGTGTCTGGCAGGTTCTGCTGGAGCTGGGAGTCCTGCTGTCTG TGGATCAGCGCGTGGTGTTTTCAGACTCCAACTCTTATTACCAGTTCAGTTTTGAGGAGTGCGACTCTCCGTCCTGTGAGTTCCGCTGCAATGAGGGGGAGTGGCCAGAAGCAGTTAAGCTCCTCCTACAACTCGCACCATATGTCCAGTTTCGCTCTGGAGGAGGAGCCAATAGCCC GGGAAGATGCTGAAGGCAACAGGGACATTTGCAGTGAAATGCTTCAAATGAAAGCACTGGAGAGGCTCACTTCTACG GTACAAAATGAGCTGGCTGCAGCGCTCGCCCGAAAAACTCGCAAAGCTT TGTCAGAGCAGGAATCTGAGACGACAACAAACTTCCAGGAACCTTGTACGCCAAGTGAAGAGAGCAGTCCT CTGGGTAGTGTGTGTGCCTTGCGGGACAGCAGGGGCAGCGGCAGCGGAGGGATGGGGTCGGTGTGTGGACGCGAGGAGCTAACAAGCCGACTCGGACTCGAGGCTGTTCAGCGGCTGGCAAAGGACGGCTGTCGGCTGCTTCAGAACCACAATTATCGACTCCCTGACAGAAGCCCAGCA GAGGCGCTCGGGAGGGTTTGTCTCAAAGAAAGAGGACGGGATGTATTGGTTTTACAAAGAGTGACGTCATCGGTCACATCACCGTCCGACAGGCCGTCGCCCACATCGTCAGTGGGCGGGTCCAGGGGAGAGGATTGCGATAAGAG ATATGTGGTCGTGTCGGGAACACCCCTGAAGATCCTGGAGCATCTGCTGAGTGACCTCCAGCTGGATGACCAAAGAGGGGCACCAGAGAACAGAGAGAGTG aAATGCTCCTGGATGACTTCCTGTTGACTTACCTGGTGTTCATGTCCACCCACGACCTCTGTCAAGCCCTGCTGGGACA CTATAGCAGTGCCCGCTGCAGAGGCCAAGAAGAAGGCAAAGACGCCCTCTTCAGGAAACGTAAAGTACTGCAGCTGGTGTCCCACTGGAGCAGGCTCTACAGGGACCATCTCAAAGACGAGGAGCACGTTAGGAGTTTCATGAAG ACTCTGTACAGATGTGTTTTGGAGGATCTGTATGAGTTTCCAACGCTGGAGAAAGATTTGAAGGAGTTTCAGAAGCTTCTCCGCCGCAGACA CACTGTGGATGACTGCCCTCCAAACCAAAAG AGCAAACCAATGTATCAGCAGTTGAGTTTGAAAGAAAGCTCTTTACAACTTCGCAGTCCACCGACTGAAACACGGCAGG TCATTTgctgtgtgtatgtgagtgCTGACTCTTACCTGAGTGTCCAAACTCACCCGTCACTGGAGGCCCACGAGCTGCTGCGGATTGTGGGACTAAAAATGGACAAAGCAGATGAAGACATGATCCTGGCTGTGGTGTTGCAGACCGGAG AGCGACGAATGCTGCAACCAAGCGACTGCGTGTATTCAGAGTCTCTGACCCCACAGGGAAAGCTCGTGGCCTGTCGCAGGGATCTCACAGAGATCTTG CCTCCTTTAACGGACAACGCTGAGCTCAGCAGGAGGACCGTACGACTCCTGGGCATCAACACCTGGGATGTGGCAGCTGCTCTCACACACTTGGATTGGAGCCTCTTTAAATCCATTCACgag CATGAGCTGGTCTACTACACACTAAGCCGCATTCCTGGCACCAGCCACAGAGCTGCGCTCTCGGTGCTGCTGCAGCGCTGCAACGAGGTCCAGCAGTGGGTCATGTCCGAAGTACTCATGTGTGTCTCTCTCAACAAGAGGGTGCAGCTGCTCAAGAAGTTCATCAAGATCGCCGCTCA ctgTAAAGCTCAAAGGAACCTGAACTCTGCTTTTGCCATCATCATGGGTCTAAACACAGCAGCTGTCAGCCGGCTCAATCAAACttgggag AAATGTCCAGGAAAGTTCAAAAAGCTTTTTTCAGAGCTGGAGCTCATCACG GATCCCTCTCTGAATCACAAAGCCTACAGAGAAGCTTTCAAGAGGATGAAACCTCCCAAGATCCCATTCATGCCTCTTCTTCTTAAAG ACATCACTTTCATCCATGAGGGAAATAAGACCTTCCATGATAATCTGGTCAACTTTGAGAAGCTG CATATGATAGCAGACACGGTGAGAATGATTCGTCACTGTCAAAGTGACCAACCCG GCAACGAGGTGATTGGAGTCGACAGTGCAGAAGTGAGGGCGAGTGTCCAACATCTGCACATCATCGACAATCAACAGACACTTTTTGAACTGTCGCACAAACTGGAGCCCCGTGCttga
- the rapgef5a gene encoding rap guanine nucleotide exchange factor 5 isoform X3 yields the protein MSWLQRSPEKLAKLLGSVCALRDSRGSGSGGMGSVCGREELTSRLGLEAVQRLAKDGCRLLQNHNYRLPDRSPAEALGRVCLKERGRDVLVLQRVTSSVTSPSDRPSPTSSVGGSRGEDCDKRYVVVSGTPLKILEHLLSDLQLDDQRGAPENRESEMLLDDFLLTYLVFMSTHDLCQALLGHYSSARCRGQEEGKDALFRKRKVLQLVSHWSRLYRDHLKDEEHVRSFMKTLYRCVLEDLYEFPTLEKDLKEFQKLLRRRHTVDDCPPNQKSKPMYQQLSLKESSLQLRSPPTETRQVICCVYVSADSYLSVQTHPSLEAHELLRIVGLKMDKADEDMILAVVLQTGERRMLQPSDCVYSESLTPQGKLVACRRDLTEILPPLTDNAELSRRTVRLLGINTWDVAAALTHLDWSLFKSIHEHELVYYTLSRIPGTSHRAALSVLLQRCNEVQQWVMSEVLMCVSLNKRVQLLKKFIKIAAHCKAQRNLNSAFAIIMGLNTAAVSRLNQTWEKCPGKFKKLFSELELITDPSLNHKAYREAFKRMKPPKIPFMPLLLKDITFIHEGNKTFHDNLVNFEKLHMIADTVRMIRHCQSDQPGNEVIGVDSAEVRASVQHLHIIDNQQTLFELSHKLEPRA from the exons ATGAGCTGGCTGCAGCGCTCGCCCGAAAAACTCGCAAAGCTT CTGGGTAGTGTGTGTGCCTTGCGGGACAGCAGGGGCAGCGGCAGCGGAGGGATGGGGTCGGTGTGTGGACGCGAGGAGCTAACAAGCCGACTCGGACTCGAGGCTGTTCAGCGGCTGGCAAAGGACGGCTGTCGGCTGCTTCAGAACCACAATTATCGACTCCCTGACAGAAGCCCAGCA GAGGCGCTCGGGAGGGTTTGTCTCAAAGAAAGAGGACGGGATGTATTGGTTTTACAAAGAGTGACGTCATCGGTCACATCACCGTCCGACAGGCCGTCGCCCACATCGTCAGTGGGCGGGTCCAGGGGAGAGGATTGCGATAAGAG ATATGTGGTCGTGTCGGGAACACCCCTGAAGATCCTGGAGCATCTGCTGAGTGACCTCCAGCTGGATGACCAAAGAGGGGCACCAGAGAACAGAGAGAGTG aAATGCTCCTGGATGACTTCCTGTTGACTTACCTGGTGTTCATGTCCACCCACGACCTCTGTCAAGCCCTGCTGGGACA CTATAGCAGTGCCCGCTGCAGAGGCCAAGAAGAAGGCAAAGACGCCCTCTTCAGGAAACGTAAAGTACTGCAGCTGGTGTCCCACTGGAGCAGGCTCTACAGGGACCATCTCAAAGACGAGGAGCACGTTAGGAGTTTCATGAAG ACTCTGTACAGATGTGTTTTGGAGGATCTGTATGAGTTTCCAACGCTGGAGAAAGATTTGAAGGAGTTTCAGAAGCTTCTCCGCCGCAGACA CACTGTGGATGACTGCCCTCCAAACCAAAAG AGCAAACCAATGTATCAGCAGTTGAGTTTGAAAGAAAGCTCTTTACAACTTCGCAGTCCACCGACTGAAACACGGCAGG TCATTTgctgtgtgtatgtgagtgCTGACTCTTACCTGAGTGTCCAAACTCACCCGTCACTGGAGGCCCACGAGCTGCTGCGGATTGTGGGACTAAAAATGGACAAAGCAGATGAAGACATGATCCTGGCTGTGGTGTTGCAGACCGGAG AGCGACGAATGCTGCAACCAAGCGACTGCGTGTATTCAGAGTCTCTGACCCCACAGGGAAAGCTCGTGGCCTGTCGCAGGGATCTCACAGAGATCTTG CCTCCTTTAACGGACAACGCTGAGCTCAGCAGGAGGACCGTACGACTCCTGGGCATCAACACCTGGGATGTGGCAGCTGCTCTCACACACTTGGATTGGAGCCTCTTTAAATCCATTCACgag CATGAGCTGGTCTACTACACACTAAGCCGCATTCCTGGCACCAGCCACAGAGCTGCGCTCTCGGTGCTGCTGCAGCGCTGCAACGAGGTCCAGCAGTGGGTCATGTCCGAAGTACTCATGTGTGTCTCTCTCAACAAGAGGGTGCAGCTGCTCAAGAAGTTCATCAAGATCGCCGCTCA ctgTAAAGCTCAAAGGAACCTGAACTCTGCTTTTGCCATCATCATGGGTCTAAACACAGCAGCTGTCAGCCGGCTCAATCAAACttgggag AAATGTCCAGGAAAGTTCAAAAAGCTTTTTTCAGAGCTGGAGCTCATCACG GATCCCTCTCTGAATCACAAAGCCTACAGAGAAGCTTTCAAGAGGATGAAACCTCCCAAGATCCCATTCATGCCTCTTCTTCTTAAAG ACATCACTTTCATCCATGAGGGAAATAAGACCTTCCATGATAATCTGGTCAACTTTGAGAAGCTG CATATGATAGCAGACACGGTGAGAATGATTCGTCACTGTCAAAGTGACCAACCCG GCAACGAGGTGATTGGAGTCGACAGTGCAGAAGTGAGGGCGAGTGTCCAACATCTGCACATCATCGACAATCAACAGACACTTTTTGAACTGTCGCACAAACTGGAGCCCCGTGCttga
- the rapgef5a gene encoding rap guanine nucleotide exchange factor 5 isoform X4, with the protein MKMASELATLAEAEEELEEYDKDFDGSSYPDDEIRAFDVPYFRYIDDDNIEEENRYVVVSGTPLKILEHLLSDLQLDDQRGAPENRESEMLLDDFLLTYLVFMSTHDLCQALLGHYSSARCRGQEEGKDALFRKRKVLQLVSHWSRLYRDHLKDEEHVRSFMKTLYRCVLEDLYEFPTLEKDLKEFQKLLRRRHTVDDCPPNQKSKPMYQQLSLKESSLQLRSPPTETRQVICCVYVSADSYLSVQTHPSLEAHELLRIVGLKMDKADEDMILAVVLQTGERRMLQPSDCVYSESLTPQGKLVACRRDLTEILPPLTDNAELSRRTVRLLGINTWDVAAALTHLDWSLFKSIHEHELVYYTLSRIPGTSHRAALSVLLQRCNEVQQWVMSEVLMCVSLNKRVQLLKKFIKIAAHCKAQRNLNSAFAIIMGLNTAAVSRLNQTWEKCPGKFKKLFSELELITDPSLNHKAYREAFKRMKPPKIPFMPLLLKDITFIHEGNKTFHDNLVNFEKLHMIADTVRMIRHCQSDQPGNEVIGVDSAEVRASVQHLHIIDNQQTLFELSHKLEPRA; encoded by the exons ATGAAGATGGCATCTGAGCTAGCTACACTCGCAGAGGCGGAGGAGGAATTGGAAGAATATGACAAAGACTTTGATGGGAGTAGCTATCCTGATGATGAAATCCGTGCATTTGACGTTCCCTACTTTCGCTACATTGATGATGATAATATCGAGGAGGAAAATAG ATATGTGGTCGTGTCGGGAACACCCCTGAAGATCCTGGAGCATCTGCTGAGTGACCTCCAGCTGGATGACCAAAGAGGGGCACCAGAGAACAGAGAGAGTG aAATGCTCCTGGATGACTTCCTGTTGACTTACCTGGTGTTCATGTCCACCCACGACCTCTGTCAAGCCCTGCTGGGACA CTATAGCAGTGCCCGCTGCAGAGGCCAAGAAGAAGGCAAAGACGCCCTCTTCAGGAAACGTAAAGTACTGCAGCTGGTGTCCCACTGGAGCAGGCTCTACAGGGACCATCTCAAAGACGAGGAGCACGTTAGGAGTTTCATGAAG ACTCTGTACAGATGTGTTTTGGAGGATCTGTATGAGTTTCCAACGCTGGAGAAAGATTTGAAGGAGTTTCAGAAGCTTCTCCGCCGCAGACA CACTGTGGATGACTGCCCTCCAAACCAAAAG AGCAAACCAATGTATCAGCAGTTGAGTTTGAAAGAAAGCTCTTTACAACTTCGCAGTCCACCGACTGAAACACGGCAGG TCATTTgctgtgtgtatgtgagtgCTGACTCTTACCTGAGTGTCCAAACTCACCCGTCACTGGAGGCCCACGAGCTGCTGCGGATTGTGGGACTAAAAATGGACAAAGCAGATGAAGACATGATCCTGGCTGTGGTGTTGCAGACCGGAG AGCGACGAATGCTGCAACCAAGCGACTGCGTGTATTCAGAGTCTCTGACCCCACAGGGAAAGCTCGTGGCCTGTCGCAGGGATCTCACAGAGATCTTG CCTCCTTTAACGGACAACGCTGAGCTCAGCAGGAGGACCGTACGACTCCTGGGCATCAACACCTGGGATGTGGCAGCTGCTCTCACACACTTGGATTGGAGCCTCTTTAAATCCATTCACgag CATGAGCTGGTCTACTACACACTAAGCCGCATTCCTGGCACCAGCCACAGAGCTGCGCTCTCGGTGCTGCTGCAGCGCTGCAACGAGGTCCAGCAGTGGGTCATGTCCGAAGTACTCATGTGTGTCTCTCTCAACAAGAGGGTGCAGCTGCTCAAGAAGTTCATCAAGATCGCCGCTCA ctgTAAAGCTCAAAGGAACCTGAACTCTGCTTTTGCCATCATCATGGGTCTAAACACAGCAGCTGTCAGCCGGCTCAATCAAACttgggag AAATGTCCAGGAAAGTTCAAAAAGCTTTTTTCAGAGCTGGAGCTCATCACG GATCCCTCTCTGAATCACAAAGCCTACAGAGAAGCTTTCAAGAGGATGAAACCTCCCAAGATCCCATTCATGCCTCTTCTTCTTAAAG ACATCACTTTCATCCATGAGGGAAATAAGACCTTCCATGATAATCTGGTCAACTTTGAGAAGCTG CATATGATAGCAGACACGGTGAGAATGATTCGTCACTGTCAAAGTGACCAACCCG GCAACGAGGTGATTGGAGTCGACAGTGCAGAAGTGAGGGCGAGTGTCCAACATCTGCACATCATCGACAATCAACAGACACTTTTTGAACTGTCGCACAAACTGGAGCCCCGTGCttga
- the LOC114472600 gene encoding lactose-binding lectin l-2-like, whose protein sequence is MAVLFLLLFSLCLADVSPSEHEQEVQLRRGKCSMYWFAFRSRCYKYIATAMSWADAELQCLSEGANLASIHSLEEHAFVNSLIKNLDPAQEHTWIGLSDNHKDERWMWSDGSKVNFVYWETVEPRNDDDGLQHCVHTNWGSEWKWKHSMCFNLLPFVCASRTACP, encoded by the coding sequence ATGGCCGTCTTGTTTCTCCTCCTCTTTAGCCTCTGTCTGGCTGACGTGTCGCCCTCGGAACACGAGCAGGAGGTGCAGCTGCGACGTGGGAAATGTTCCATGTATTGGTTCGCTTTCAGGAGTCGGTGCTACAAGTACATCGCTACAGCTATGAGCTGGGCGGATGCGGAGCTCCAGTGTTTGTCAGAAGGAGCCAACCTGGCGTCCATCCACAGCCTGGAGGAGCATGCATTCGTCAACTCACTGATTAAGAACTTAGACCCAGCTCAGGAACACACCTGGATTGGGCTCAGTGACAATCACAAGGACGAGAGATGGATGTGGTCCGATGGATCCAAGGTCAATTTTGTGTACTGGGAAACCGTGGAGCCAAGGAACGATGATGATGGACTACAGCACTGTGTCCACACCAACTGGGGCTCAGAGTGGAAATGGAAGCACTCTATGTGTTTTAACTTGCTTCCCTTTGTCTGCGCTTCTCGCACAGCCTGTCCATAA
- the cdca7b gene encoding cell division cycle-associated 7-like protein — MTLTSKTPHFKSKFITAELAHLFSQSDSEEEFVGFTDCEEEDGGGCSKKQLKAQAEDSEDSDVDTGFYSDDDEDSSPKRKSLLVALRFPIKRTSAAKQRSQGKSSVKKEIPPPRTTSGRQKSKPTQNEQEAKEEDEEDVLSQSLKKRDKNIAENKAMLAMLFADLSTMTDLALPIDPNKKKRESDKLISRKRKLGVDVGSERRNPSRKARPPEHFAVEEKSEPVEPRAPRSVDIRRLLEVDDERAVNGKRKRSQSVRRSRYVAKSVDEITQEELDNVVYRSKDKIWDKENGSSCHQCRQKTMDTKTVCRSGFCVGGKGQFCGPCLKNRYGEDVQTVLLDPTWSCPLCREMCNCSLCRKKEGRCATGILVGLARYNGHDNVHEYLASIQKELQK; from the exons ATGACGCTAACGTCTAAG ACTCCACATTTCAAATCTAAGTTTATAACAGCAGAGCTGGCCCACCTGTTCAGCCAGTCCGACAGCGAAGAGGAATTTGTCGGTTTCACAGATTGTGAGGAGGAAGATGGAGGAGGATGTTCAAAGAAGCAGCTCAAAGCCCAG GCAGAGGACTCTGAGGACAGTGATGTGGACACAGGTTTCTactctgatgatgatgaggattcTTCACCGAAGAGGAAGAGTCTTTTAGTTGCACTGAG GTTTCCCATCAAAAGAACATCTGCTGCCAAACAAAGATCACAGGGAAAAAGCTCTGTGAAAAAAGAAATTCCTCCTCCAAGGACGACAAGTGGAAGGCAGAAGTCGAAGCCGACACAGAATGAGCAAGAAGCCAAGGAGGAAGACGAGGAAGACGTTCTGTCTCAGAGCCTCAAAAAACGAGACAAGAACATTGCTGAAAATAAGGCCATG CTGGCTATGCTGTTTGCTGATCTGAGCACCATGACTGACCTGGCCCTGCCCATCGACCCCAAC AAGAAGAAACGAGAGTCAGACAAGCTGATATCAAGAAAACGTAAGTTGGGAGTTGACGTTGGGTCCGAGAGGAGGAACCCGTCCCGTAAAGCTCGTCCTCCGGAGCACTTTGCTGTTGAAGAGAAGAGCGAGCCAGTGGAGCCCAGGGCCCCACGCAGTGTTGACATCAGGAGACTCCTGGAA GTGGATGATGAGCGTGCTGTGAATGGAAAGAGAAAGAGGAGTCAGAGCGTAAGGAGGAGTCGCTATGTAGCCAAGTCTGTTGATGAGATCACCCAAGAGGAACTGGATAATGTCGTATATCGGAGCAAAGACAAGATCTGGGACAAGGAGAAC GGCAGCTCTTGTCACCAGTGCAGACAGAAGACCATGGACACTAAGACAGTGTGTCGCAGTGGTTTCTGTGTGGGCGGTAAAGGTCAGTTCTGTGGGCCGTGTCTGAAGAATCGCTACGGGGAGGACGTCCAGACGGTGCTGCTCGACCCG ACGTGGTCGTGCCCGCTCTGCAGAGAAATGTGTAACTGCAGCTTGTGTCGGAAGAAGGAGGGCCGCTGTGCTACCGGTATACTGGTCGGCCTGGCTCGCTACAACGGCCATGACAACGTGCACGAGTATTTGGCGAG